One region of Dysidea avara chromosome 1, odDysAvar1.4, whole genome shotgun sequence genomic DNA includes:
- the LOC136236734 gene encoding uncharacterized protein, with protein sequence MITVVLSVVIRRRFMTSILRLPPPPYSPDLFQYDVFISHTQDTEDYVKTILKSGLMEKGYRVQTPVDYVVGHTTDDIMKAFTTSRYIIILFSASYDHHCLELQYAYNKVSKTHCNCLIPMKCGGVIPKKLQCITYADYDNDEVITRVEQTIGKPLHDH encoded by the exons ATGATAACTGTTGTACTGTCAGTGGTAATAAGAAGACGGTTTATGACAAGTATATTGAGGTTACCTCCACCGCCAT ATTCACCAGATCTCTTCCAGTATGATGTGTTTATATCACATACACAAGACACTGAAGATTATGTTAAGACAATTCTAAAGAGCGGCTTGATGGAGAAGGGTTACCGTGTACAAACCCCAGTTGATTATGTTGTTGGCCATACTACAGATGACATTATGAAAGCATTTACCACAAGTCGATATATAATAATCCTCTTCTCTGCATCATATGACCACCACTGCTTAGAGTTGCAGTACGCTTACAATAAAGTTAGTAAGACACACTGCAATTGTTTGATCCCGATGAAGTGTGGGGGTGTGATACCCAAAAAATTGCAGTGTATTACCTATGCTGATTATGATAATGATGAAGTTATCACTCGTGTGGAGCAAACTATTG GTAAACCTTTGCATGATCATTGA